A region from the Hydra vulgaris chromosome 08, alternate assembly HydraT2T_AEP genome encodes:
- the LOC100211312 gene encoding small ribosomal subunit protein uS7m has translation MALKLVSNQKLPFYILYKTIFKKPIIYNNIINLRHKSYTEKAPSLFNKDEVNMLKKTNLPPNIIVTEASNIEKNQAADSFYSTSVFYDETVCKFVNCMMKDGKKAVSQKVMHDTFLAIKKIQLEKYHKSIDSSNVELDPLKIFHDAIENIKPVLGTQNIKKKGKSFKVPYPLPLNRRRFLANKWLLESAKKLPGNNVRMSQKLSKTILDAYRNEGSAVQKKIEFHKQAEANRALAHYRWW, from the coding sequence ATGGCATTAAAGTTAGTATCTAACCAAAAGTTACCATTCTACATTCTTTATAAAACTATCTTTAAAAAGCCtatcatttataataacattattaatttaAGACATAAAAGCTACACTGAAAAAGCTccatctttatttaacaaagatgaagtaaatatgttgaaaaaaacaaacttgcCACCCAATATCATTGTTACAGAAGCatcaaatatagaaaaaaatcaagCTGCTGATAGTTTTTATAGTACATCAGTTTTCTATGATGAGACTGTTTGCAAGTTTGTCAATTGCATGATGAAAGATGGTAAAAAAGCTGTTTCACAAAAAGTTATGCATGATACATTTCTTGCTATTAAAAAAATCCAACTAGAAAAATATCACAAATCTATTGATTCCTCAAATGTGGAACTTGATccattaaagatttttcatgaTGCCATAGAAAACATAAAACCTGTACTTGGtactcaaaatattaaaaagaaggggaaaagttttaaagttcCTTATCCATTGCCACTTAATAGGCGAAGATTTTTAGCCAATAAATGGCTTTTAGAGAGTGCAAAAAAACTTCCTGGAAATAATGTACGAATGAGCCAAAAGCTTTCAAAAACTATTCTTGATGCATATAGAAATGAAGGCAGTGCTGTTCAAAAGAAAATCGAATTTCATAAACAAGCAGAAGCAAATAGAGCTTTAGCTCATTATAGATGGTGGTAA
- the LOC100211733 gene encoding mitochondrial inner membrane protease subunit 2 — protein sequence MFRRFFQKQYSHFSFVSGVVIGLPIYITCKDYFGYIARVEGASMQPTLNPCQESNCDVVFLNSWITDYESFKRGEIVAIASPYHRNVSYIKRIIALEGDIVWTPRYKKSHVFIPKGHCWVEGDNKSASLDSNSFGPVSIGLIKAKATYIIWPPHRWQKLSFDMPHSTNNNILSVND from the coding sequence ATGTTTCGGAGATTTTTTCAAAAGCAGTattcacatttttcttttgtttctggTGTTGTAATTGGTCtacctatatatataacttgtaAAGATTACTTTGGGTATATAGCTCGTGTTGAAGGAGCATCAATGCAACCAACATTGAATCCATGTCAAGAGTCAAACTGTGACGTTGTCTTCCTTAATAGCTGGATTACAGATTATGAAAGTTTCAAGCGTGGTGAGATTGTTGCAATTGCCTCCCCTTATCATAGAAACGTATCTTACATTAAGCGCATTATCGCTTTAGAAGGTGACATAGTTTGGACTCCACGTTACAAAAAAAGTCATGTATTTATTCCTAAAGGTCATTGTTGGGTAGAAGGAGACAATAAGAGTGCGAGCTTAGATAGCAATTCATTCGGACCTGTATCAATAGGTCTTATAAAAGCTAAAGCTACTTATATTATTTGGCCTCCGCATCGATGGCAAAAACTAAGTTTTGATATGCCTCATAGTACAAACAATAACATACTTTCTGTCAATGATTAA